One region of Sphingomonas kaistensis genomic DNA includes:
- the dapE gene encoding succinyl-diaminopimelate desuccinylase codes for MPVIDPVDLAARLISVPSVTPASGAVFDVLDEALSGLGFTIHRFTLGEAPDGPTENMVAIRERGPGPHVGFAGHLDVVPAGDGWEGDAFTARIADGRLVGRGANDMKSAIAAAVAAVSAIEQPSGTLSFLITGDEEGYATFGTPRIIDWLNDRAIRPDMILIGEPTSETRLGDTVKIGRRGSLNFWIRTRGVQGHVAYPHKADNPVPRLAKIVAALSALHLDDGTEAFPPSNLEFVALGTPTAASNLIPGEASAQGNIRFNNLHTGDRLIALLTETAQAVDPGCEVRTRISGEAFLTPPGKLYELVTEAIRAECGIAPELSTGGGTSDGRFLIKLCPVVDFGLPNASMHKVGESAGVDDIETLSRIYRRVFAGGLEA; via the coding sequence ATGCCCGTCATCGATCCCGTCGACCTTGCCGCCCGGCTGATCTCCGTCCCTTCGGTCACCCCCGCCAGCGGCGCGGTGTTCGACGTGCTGGACGAGGCGCTGAGCGGCCTTGGTTTCACCATCCACCGCTTCACCCTCGGCGAGGCGCCGGACGGCCCGACCGAGAACATGGTCGCTATCCGCGAGCGCGGGCCGGGGCCGCACGTCGGCTTTGCCGGGCACCTCGATGTCGTTCCGGCTGGCGACGGCTGGGAGGGCGACGCCTTCACCGCCCGGATCGCGGACGGACGGCTGGTCGGGCGCGGCGCCAACGACATGAAAAGCGCGATCGCCGCAGCGGTCGCCGCCGTGTCGGCGATCGAACAGCCGAGCGGCACCCTCTCCTTCCTGATCACCGGCGACGAGGAAGGCTATGCGACCTTTGGCACGCCGCGGATCATCGACTGGCTGAACGACCGGGCGATCCGCCCCGACATGATCCTGATCGGCGAGCCGACCAGCGAGACCAGGCTGGGCGACACGGTCAAGATCGGGCGCCGCGGCTCGCTCAACTTCTGGATCAGGACCAGGGGCGTGCAGGGCCATGTCGCCTACCCCCACAAGGCCGACAACCCAGTACCCCGCCTGGCGAAGATCGTCGCGGCGCTGTCGGCGCTGCACCTCGACGATGGGACCGAGGCGTTTCCGCCGTCGAACCTCGAATTCGTCGCGCTCGGCACGCCGACCGCCGCAAGCAACCTCATCCCGGGCGAGGCCAGCGCGCAGGGCAACATCCGCTTCAACAACCTGCACACGGGCGACCGATTGATCGCCCTGCTGACGGAAACGGCTCAGGCGGTGGACCCGGGCTGTGAGGTGCGGACGCGGATTTCGGGAGAAGCGTTCCTGACCCCGCCGGGCAAGCTGTACGAGCTGGTCACCGAGGCGATCCGGGCGGAATGCGGCATCGCGCCGGAGCTATCGACCGGGGGCGGCACGTCGGACGGCCGGTTCCTCATCAAGCTCTGCCCCGTCGTCGACTTCGGGCTGCCCAACGCCAGCATGCACAAGGTCGGGGAAAGCGCCGGCGTCGACGACATCGAGACGCTGTCCCGTATCTACCGCCGGGTCTTCGCGGGCGGCCTCGAGGCCTAG
- a CDS encoding Smr/MutS family protein, with protein sequence MRSLSPDEAALWARVTASITPLSREGPAKLRQPLVAVAPVPLPAVTPPARLPKGRVPPPREITAAPVRRATIHGNLDGHWERRLKSGNIPVDRTIDLHGHSLERAYDALDVALERAVSTGDRVLLLITGHHRPGEPPILRGKIRAAVHDWLAVSRHADRIAAVRSAHRRHGGGGSLYLILRR encoded by the coding sequence GCGGGTGACCGCGTCCATCACGCCGCTCAGCAGGGAAGGGCCGGCCAAGCTTCGCCAACCGCTTGTGGCCGTGGCCCCGGTGCCCTTGCCCGCCGTCACGCCGCCCGCCCGCTTGCCCAAGGGAAGGGTGCCCCCTCCGCGAGAGATCACCGCCGCGCCGGTTCGCCGCGCCACCATTCACGGCAATCTCGATGGACATTGGGAAAGGCGCCTGAAGAGCGGCAACATCCCCGTCGACCGCACCATCGATCTTCACGGCCACAGTCTCGAACGTGCCTATGATGCGCTCGACGTAGCGCTCGAACGGGCGGTGTCGACCGGCGACCGCGTGCTGCTGCTGATCACCGGCCACCACCGTCCGGGCGAGCCGCCGATCCTGCGCGGCAAGATCCGCGCCGCCGTTCACGACTGGCTGGCGGTGTCGCGCCATGCCGATCGGATCGCCGCCGTCCGCAGCGCGCATCGCCGCCATGGCGGAGGCGGAAGCCTGTACTTGATCCTGCGCCGCTAG
- a CDS encoding putative bifunctional diguanylate cyclase/phosphodiesterase produces MKVGTAQKVSNILLSGLAGVASFVFSLYVFVTITQLPQQITAAVVAGAFCLVVCYIAAERPNSEGARALAALRDRLLAVEEGDLTSPAPEAVRRVMPKVAAAVDSLFAEVRSSIDNAQALGMYDPVTSLPNRLNFRAEAERLLARADGRTAAMLFVDLDRFKAVNDSLGHARGDQLLVMVANRLRVLINSEAAGAIRRPLLARLAGDEFTLFFPDVAGEPEAERIARRVVLAIGEPFELHGHSIDVGASVGLALGPRHGNSVEDLMRAADIAMYRAKSRGGHQHCLFSDTLAAEHQHRIDTEKALAVAVERGEFRLVLQPQLSLASGAVTGAEALLRWTHPVRGMVPPNQFISIAERTGIISEIGEWVMAEVAAMLASWSETDEGSKRVAFNVSPRQLERHDFFPKLRQIFAEAGVGLDRIEIEITETAAMECSQATLDEMAELRRDGATIALDDFGTGYSNIARLRQLPLDRIKLDQSLIHDITTSEQARNVVQAVIQLVRGVDCELVAEAVETVAQADILRTMGCETIQGYVFAEPMMEREFLAWTSHAISEDRSAA; encoded by the coding sequence ATGAAGGTCGGCACTGCGCAGAAGGTCAGCAACATTCTCCTCTCGGGGCTGGCTGGCGTCGCGTCTTTTGTCTTCTCGCTCTACGTCTTCGTCACGATCACCCAGTTGCCGCAGCAGATCACCGCCGCGGTGGTCGCCGGCGCCTTCTGCCTGGTCGTCTGCTACATCGCGGCCGAGCGCCCCAATAGCGAAGGCGCACGTGCCCTCGCGGCACTTCGCGACCGTCTGCTGGCGGTGGAGGAAGGCGACCTCACCAGCCCGGCGCCCGAAGCGGTGCGGCGGGTCATGCCCAAGGTCGCGGCGGCGGTGGACAGCCTGTTCGCCGAGGTCCGCAGCTCGATCGACAATGCCCAGGCGCTGGGGATGTACGACCCCGTCACCAGCCTCCCCAACCGGCTCAATTTCCGCGCCGAGGCCGAGCGGCTGCTGGCGAGGGCCGACGGTCGCACCGCGGCCATGCTGTTCGTCGACCTCGACCGGTTCAAGGCGGTCAACGACAGTCTCGGCCACGCCCGCGGCGATCAGCTGCTGGTGATGGTCGCCAATCGCCTCCGCGTGCTGATCAACAGCGAGGCCGCTGGAGCCATCCGCCGCCCCTTGCTGGCGCGGCTCGCCGGCGATGAGTTCACCTTGTTCTTCCCCGACGTCGCGGGAGAGCCCGAGGCCGAGCGGATCGCCCGCCGCGTGGTGCTGGCGATCGGTGAGCCGTTCGAGCTCCACGGCCACAGCATTGACGTCGGCGCCTCGGTCGGTCTCGCGCTCGGTCCCCGGCACGGCAACTCGGTGGAAGACCTGATGCGGGCCGCCGATATCGCCATGTATCGCGCCAAGTCGCGCGGCGGTCACCAGCATTGCCTGTTCAGCGACACGCTGGCGGCCGAGCATCAGCACCGGATCGACACCGAAAAGGCGCTGGCCGTCGCGGTCGAACGCGGCGAATTCCGGCTCGTCCTCCAGCCGCAGCTGAGCCTTGCAAGCGGCGCCGTGACGGGCGCCGAAGCGCTGCTGCGCTGGACCCACCCGGTGCGCGGCATGGTCCCGCCCAACCAGTTCATCTCGATCGCCGAGCGGACCGGGATCATCAGCGAGATCGGCGAGTGGGTGATGGCCGAAGTGGCGGCGATGCTCGCCAGCTGGAGCGAAACCGACGAAGGCTCGAAGCGGGTCGCCTTCAACGTCTCCCCGCGGCAGCTGGAGCGGCACGATTTCTTCCCCAAGCTGCGCCAGATCTTCGCGGAGGCAGGGGTCGGCCTTGACCGGATCGAGATCGAGATCACCGAAACCGCGGCGATGGAATGCTCCCAGGCGACACTGGACGAGATGGCCGAGCTGCGCCGCGACGGAGCGACGATCGCGCTGGACGATTTCGGCACCGGCTATTCCAACATCGCCCGGCTGCGCCAGTTGCCGCTCGACCGGATCAAGCTCGATCAGTCGCTGATCCATGACATCACCACCAGCGAGCAGGCACGCAACGTCGTCCAGGCGGTCATCCAGCTCGTCCGCGGGGTCGATTGCGAGTTGGTCGCCGAAGCGGTGGAAACCGTCGCCCAGGCCGACATCCTGCGCACCATGGGCTGCGAGACGATCCAGGGTTACGTCTTCGCCGAGCCGATGATGGAGCGCGAATTCCTCGCCTGGACCTCGCACGCCATCAGCGAAGACCGGAGCGCGGCCTGA